From candidate division KSB1 bacterium, the proteins below share one genomic window:
- a CDS encoding PglZ domain-containing protein has translation MTAGGEKKGRILWVDDEIELLRPHIIFLESKGFAVTAVANAEDGIELIRRQDFDLVLLDEMLNGMDGLSALSRMKELRPSLPVIMVTKSEEESLMEEAIGAKISDYLTKPVNPSQILLICKKFLEARRIESARLSRDYAAEFAQIASMLAASPSWEEWIDLHVRLCQWEVELDQHPDLGLRQTLADQRRACNIEFGRFIEAHYPRWLEDQGRPPLSVDVVRGFLAPLLKVGRNTVFIIIDNLRLDQWLTIEPMLYPYFSVATNYYYSILPTATPYARNAIFSGLFPSELATIYPDFWQKGQDDEQSQNRNERQLLDLQLQRLGVRLRTEAKYIKVLDLEEARNVERNARSLGALPLVSIVVNFVDILAHTRSDSEVLKEITVDEAAYRSLTRSWFEHSHLFRTLQELAAAGATVVLTSDHGSIRVTRGTKVIGDRETSTNLRYKFGKSLKADPKHAIIVRAPVSFKLPPRGLNTDYLIAKEDFYFVYPTNYHHYLSYYRDSLQHGGASMEEMILPVVRLEPR, from the coding sequence GTGACTGCAGGAGGCGAAAAGAAGGGCAGGATTCTGTGGGTGGACGACGAGATTGAATTGCTCCGTCCCCACATTATTTTCCTGGAAAGCAAGGGCTTTGCCGTTACCGCAGTGGCCAACGCCGAAGATGGCATCGAACTGATCAGGCGGCAAGACTTTGACCTGGTGCTGTTGGACGAGATGCTGAACGGCATGGATGGCCTTTCTGCTCTTTCGCGCATGAAAGAGCTCAGGCCTTCGTTGCCGGTAATTATGGTCACCAAGAGTGAAGAGGAGTCGCTGATGGAGGAGGCCATCGGCGCCAAGATCAGCGATTATCTCACCAAGCCGGTCAATCCCAGCCAGATCCTGCTTATCTGCAAGAAGTTTCTGGAGGCGCGGAGGATAGAGAGCGCGCGTCTTTCCCGCGACTATGCGGCAGAGTTTGCTCAGATCGCCTCCATGCTGGCAGCTTCTCCGAGCTGGGAGGAGTGGATCGACCTCCATGTTCGCCTCTGTCAATGGGAGGTGGAACTGGACCAGCATCCGGACCTGGGTTTGCGGCAGACCCTTGCAGACCAGCGGCGTGCCTGCAACATCGAATTCGGCCGTTTCATCGAAGCTCACTACCCTCGCTGGCTGGAGGACCAAGGGCGTCCCCCGCTATCGGTCGATGTTGTGCGGGGTTTTCTTGCCCCCTTGCTCAAGGTGGGGCGCAACACAGTGTTCATAATCATCGATAACCTCCGCCTGGACCAGTGGTTGACCATCGAGCCGATGCTCTACCCCTACTTCTCCGTTGCCACGAACTATTACTACTCGATTCTCCCCACGGCCACACCGTACGCACGCAACGCCATCTTCAGCGGCTTGTTCCCCAGCGAGCTGGCCACTATCTACCCGGATTTCTGGCAGAAGGGGCAGGATGACGAACAAAGCCAGAATCGAAATGAACGGCAGCTGCTCGACCTCCAGTTGCAGCGGCTCGGGGTGCGGCTGCGCACGGAGGCAAAGTACATCAAGGTGCTTGACCTGGAGGAGGCACGCAATGTGGAGCGGAACGCAAGGAGCCTGGGCGCGCTCCCGCTGGTGTCCATCGTGGTGAACTTTGTGGATATTCTGGCTCACACCCGCAGCGATTCGGAAGTGCTGAAGGAGATCACGGTGGACGAGGCGGCTTACCGCTCCCTGACCAGGTCGTGGTTCGAGCATTCACATCTGTTTCGCACGCTGCAGGAGCTTGCGGCGGCCGGCGCCACAGTGGTGTTGACCTCAGACCACGGCAGCATTCGGGTGACGCGGGGCACCAAGGTTATTGGCGACCGTGAGACCTCCACCAACCTGCGGTACAAGTTCGGCAAGAGTCTGAAGGCCGACCCCAAGCACGCCATTATCGTGCGTGCTCCCGTTTCTTTCAAACTGCCGCCGCGCGGCCTTAACACTGACTACCTGATTGCGAAGGAGGATTTCTACTTCGTCTACCCCACGAACTACCATCACTATCTCAGCTACTACCGCGACAGCCTCCAACACGGCGGAGCGTCCATGGAGGAGATGATCTTGCCTGTGGTGCGGCTGGAGCCACG